A part of Chitinimonas koreensis genomic DNA contains:
- a CDS encoding CsgG/HfaB family protein, which translates to MNRNGIKQLVLAGLCLALGGCGITRLAASDGPAERVPATHQRDLLQLPAPKGRVVVSVYSFRDQTGQFKPQPDSSYSTAVTQGATAWLIKALVDSSWFAPVERENLQNLLTERKIWRALETDKDKAAAAAAGSLPALTPAPIVIEGAVTSYESNVRTGGAGAAFMGYGISGQYRVDQVTVSLRAVNVRTGQILANVIAGKTIWSRELSSGVYRYVSLKRILELEAGYTRNEPVQLCVKEAIETAVAMLVAKGVREGLWLPANPNDPAMAILKQFDSDEFDLSPAQLEKLVEKRSGEG; encoded by the coding sequence ATGAACCGAAACGGCATCAAGCAGCTCGTCCTGGCCGGCCTCTGCCTGGCCCTGGGCGGCTGCGGCATCACCCGCCTGGCCGCCAGCGACGGCCCGGCCGAGCGCGTCCCGGCCACCCATCAGCGCGACCTGCTGCAACTGCCCGCCCCCAAGGGCCGGGTGGTGGTCTCGGTGTACTCCTTCCGCGACCAGACCGGCCAGTTCAAGCCGCAGCCCGACAGCTCCTACTCGACCGCCGTCACCCAGGGCGCCACCGCCTGGCTGATCAAGGCGCTGGTCGATTCGAGCTGGTTCGCCCCGGTCGAGCGCGAGAACCTGCAGAACCTGCTGACCGAACGCAAGATCTGGCGCGCGCTGGAGACCGACAAGGACAAGGCCGCCGCAGCCGCGGCGGGCAGCCTGCCGGCGCTGACGCCGGCGCCGATCGTGATCGAGGGCGCGGTCACCAGCTACGAGAGCAATGTGCGCACCGGCGGCGCCGGCGCGGCCTTCATGGGCTACGGCATCTCGGGCCAGTACCGGGTCGACCAGGTCACCGTCTCGCTGCGCGCGGTCAACGTGCGCACCGGCCAGATCCTGGCCAACGTGATCGCCGGCAAGACCATCTGGTCGCGCGAGCTGTCGTCCGGCGTGTACCGCTACGTCTCGCTCAAGCGCATCCTCGAGCTCGAGGCCGGCTACACCCGCAACGAGCCGGTGCAGCTGTGCGTGAAGGAAGCGATCGAGACCGCGGTGGCGATGCTGGTCGCCAAGGGCGTGCGCGAGGGCCTGTGGCTGCCGGCCAATCCGAACGATCCGGCGATGGCCATCCTCAAGCAGTTCGACAGCGACGAATTCGACCTCAGCCCGGCCCAGCTCGAAAAGCTGGTCGAGAAGCGCAGCGGCGAAGGCTGA